A genomic stretch from Falco naumanni isolate bFalNau1 chromosome 4, bFalNau1.pat, whole genome shotgun sequence includes:
- the ATG9B gene encoding autophagy-related protein 9B isoform X2, giving the protein MEAQGEYQRLEDFEEDSPPGEEELLVHVTEGLQDSWHHIKNLDNFFTKIYHFHQKNGFTCMMLSDIFELVQFLFVVTFTTFLLCCVDYDVLFANRPLNHSHPGGVAPDRSKVTLPDAVLPAPQCAQRIQASGWIIFLLVMAAVFWLYRLVKVLCSLLSYWEIRTFYIKALNIPSEGLCNYSWQEVQERLILLQRQQQMCVHKKELTELDIYHRILRFKNYTVAMINKSLLPVHFRLPLLGSVVFLTQGLKYNLELLLFWGPGSLFQNKWSLRPQCKRAGARRELARRLARAMVLLGLANLLLCPCVLVWQLLYAFFSYAEVIKREPGSLGARRWSLYGRHYLRHFNELNHELQARLSRGYKPATKYMNSFTSPLLTVLAKNIGFFAGSILAVLIVLTVYDEDVLTVQHILTAITLLGLVVTLARSFIPDEHTVWCPEQLLQRVLAHVHYMPDHWQGNASRSETRSEMAQLFQYKAVFILEELLSPILTPLILIFALPTRALDIVDFFRNFTVEVVGVGDICSFAQLDVRNHGNPQWLSAGQTEASVYQQAENGKTELSLMHFAITNPRWQPPPQSELFLSQLKEKVQQDAATAPPAQCILAEGPLGASLLSDDSAAAPEGLLASVLARPILSASGLVARDRHFAQPCSTASAAASVLASLASPLPGRARGPPADSPGCHSDRLLPEESLLLSKSRLHSLSHSALLSEVASAEMSLHAIYLHELHQQQQQGPGPQAVGVWGATGAPKPPPMTTGSAARASQAQHREMPLGGWAEEEEEEKEEEEVQTTG; this is encoded by the exons ATGGAGGCGCAAGGGGAGTACCAGCGCTTGGAGGACTTTGAGGAAGACTCACCCCCAGGCGAGGAAGAGCTGCTGGTGCATGTCACCGAGGGGCTGCAAG ACTCTTGGCACCACATCAAGAACCTGGATAATTTCTTCACCAAG ATCTACCACTTCCACCAGAAGAATGGCTTCACCTGCATGATGCTTTCTGACATCTTTGAGCTGGT GCAGTTCCTGTTCGTTGTCACCTTCACCACCTTCCTGCTGTGTTGCGTGGATTATGACGTCCTCTTTGCCAACCGGCCACTCAACCACAGCCACCCCGGGGGGGTGGCCCCTGACCGCAGCAAGGTGACGCTGCCCGATGCTGTCCTGCCAGCCCCGCAGTGTGCCCAGAg GATCCAGGCCAGTGGCTGGATCATCTTCCTGCTGGTGATGGCAGCTGTCTTCTGGCTGTACCGGCTGGTGAAggtgctctgcagcctgctgagctACTGGGAGATCCGAACCTTCTATATCAAAGCCCTCAACATCCCCTCG GAGGGGCTGTGCAACTACAGCTGGCAGGAGGTGCAGGAACGGCTGATCTTGctgcagcggcagcagcagaTGTGCGTGCACAAGAAGGAGCTGACGGAGCTGGACATCTACCACCGCATCCTGCGCTTCAAGAACTACACGGTGGCCATGATCAACAAGTCGCTTCTGCCTGTCCACTTCCGCCTGCCGCTGCTGGGCTCCGTCGTCTTCCTCACCCAGGGCCTCAAGTACAACCTGGAGCTGCTCCTTTTCTGGGGCCCCGGCTCGCTCTTCCAGAACAAGTGGAGCCTGCGGCCGCAGTGCAAGCGGGCAGGTGCCCGGCGGGAGCTGGCCCGGCGCTTGGCACGTGccatggtgctgctggggctggccaacctgctgctctgcccctgcGTGCTGGTCTGGCAGCTTCTCTATGCCTTCTTCAGCTACGCCGAGGTGATCAAGCGGGAGCCGGGCAGCCTGGGTGCCCGCCGCTGGTCCCTCTATGGCCGCCACTACCTGCGCCACTTCAATGAGCTCAACCACGAGCTGCAGGCACGGCTGAGCCGCGGCTACAAGCCGGCCACCAAGTACATGAACTCCTTCACCAGCCCGCTGCTCACTGTGCTGGCCAAGAACATCGGCTTCTTCGCTGGCTCCATCCTGGCCGTGCTCATTGTCCTGACTGTCTATGACGAAGATGTGCTGACGGTGCAGCACATCCTCACCGCCATCacgctgctggggctggtggtcACTCTGGCCAG GTCCTTCATCCCCGATGAGCACACGGTCtggtgcccagagcagctgctgcagcgtGTCCTGGCCCACGTCCACTACATGCCTGACCACTGGCAGGGCAATGCCAGCCGGTCGGAGACACGTAGTGAGATGGCACAGCTCTTCCAGTACAAGGCG GTTTTCatcctggaggagctgctgagcCCCATCCTCACCCCCCTCATCCTCATCTTTGCCCTGCCCACTCGTGCCCTCGACATCGTCGACTTCTTCCGCAACTTCACGGTGGAGGTGGTAGGAGTGGGCGACATCTGCTCCTTTGCCCAGCTTGATGTCCGCAACCACGGCAATCCCCAG TGGCTGTCAGCCGGGCAGACGGAGGCCTCCGTGTACCAGCAAGCAGAGAATGGGAAGACGGAGCTGTCGCTGATGCACTTCGCTATCACCAACCCGCGCTGGCAGCCACCGCCACAGAGCGAGCTCTTCCTCAGccagctgaaggagaaggtgcaGCAGGACGCGGCCACTGCGCCGCCTGCCCAGTGCATCCTGGCCGAGGGGCCGTTGGGAGCATCCCTCCTCTCCGACGACTCGGCAGCTGCG CCAGAGGGCCTGCTAGCCAGCGTCCTGGCCCGGCCCATCCTCTCGGCCAGCGGGCTGGTGGCCCGGGACCGGCACTtcgcccagccctgcagcaccgccagcgccgccgccagcGTCCTGGCCTCCCTGGCATCGCCCCTGCCTGGGCGGGCACGGGGTCCCCCCGCCGACAGCCCCGGCTGCCACAGCGACCGCCTGCTCCCGGAGGAGAG cctgcTCCTGAGCAAGTCACGGCTGCACAGCCTGAGCCACTCGGCACTGCTCTCCGAGGTGGCCTCGGCCGAGATGAGCCTCCATGCCATCTACCTGCACGAG ctccaccagcagcagcagcaaggcccTGGACCCCAGGCcgtgggggtgtggggggccACAGGAGCACCCAAGCCTCCCCCCATGACCACAG GCTCAGCTGCCAGGGCCTCACAGGCTCAGCACCGGGAGATGCCGCTGGGTGGCTGGGccgaggaagaggaggaagagaaggaggaggaggaagtgcaGACGACGGGCTAG
- the ATG9B gene encoding autophagy-related protein 9B isoform X1: MRAARCDLAGISGSRQQGRLSPAALCTTAHGVAEGLHPATLPSVGADGYPQQVGRWAMEAQGEYQRLEDFEEDSPPGEEELLVHVTEGLQDSWHHIKNLDNFFTKIYHFHQKNGFTCMMLSDIFELVQFLFVVTFTTFLLCCVDYDVLFANRPLNHSHPGGVAPDRSKVTLPDAVLPAPQCAQRIQASGWIIFLLVMAAVFWLYRLVKVLCSLLSYWEIRTFYIKALNIPSEGLCNYSWQEVQERLILLQRQQQMCVHKKELTELDIYHRILRFKNYTVAMINKSLLPVHFRLPLLGSVVFLTQGLKYNLELLLFWGPGSLFQNKWSLRPQCKRAGARRELARRLARAMVLLGLANLLLCPCVLVWQLLYAFFSYAEVIKREPGSLGARRWSLYGRHYLRHFNELNHELQARLSRGYKPATKYMNSFTSPLLTVLAKNIGFFAGSILAVLIVLTVYDEDVLTVQHILTAITLLGLVVTLARSFIPDEHTVWCPEQLLQRVLAHVHYMPDHWQGNASRSETRSEMAQLFQYKAVFILEELLSPILTPLILIFALPTRALDIVDFFRNFTVEVVGVGDICSFAQLDVRNHGNPQWLSAGQTEASVYQQAENGKTELSLMHFAITNPRWQPPPQSELFLSQLKEKVQQDAATAPPAQCILAEGPLGASLLSDDSAAAPEGLLASVLARPILSASGLVARDRHFAQPCSTASAAASVLASLASPLPGRARGPPADSPGCHSDRLLPEESLLLSKSRLHSLSHSALLSEVASAEMSLHAIYLHELHQQQQQGPGPQAVGVWGATGAPKPPPMTTGSAARASQAQHREMPLGGWAEEEEEEKEEEEVQTTG; the protein is encoded by the exons ATGCGGGCGGCGCGGTGTGACCTCGCCGGCATTTCCGGCTCCCGGCAGCAGGGcaggctcagcccagcagccctgtgcaccACGGCCCATGGTGTTGCGGAGGGGCTGCACCCTGCAACCTTGCCATCGGTGGGTGCCGATGGGTATCCCCAGCAGGTGGGACGGTGGGCGATGGAGGCGCAAGGGGAGTACCAGCGCTTGGAGGACTTTGAGGAAGACTCACCCCCAGGCGAGGAAGAGCTGCTGGTGCATGTCACCGAGGGGCTGCAAG ACTCTTGGCACCACATCAAGAACCTGGATAATTTCTTCACCAAG ATCTACCACTTCCACCAGAAGAATGGCTTCACCTGCATGATGCTTTCTGACATCTTTGAGCTGGT GCAGTTCCTGTTCGTTGTCACCTTCACCACCTTCCTGCTGTGTTGCGTGGATTATGACGTCCTCTTTGCCAACCGGCCACTCAACCACAGCCACCCCGGGGGGGTGGCCCCTGACCGCAGCAAGGTGACGCTGCCCGATGCTGTCCTGCCAGCCCCGCAGTGTGCCCAGAg GATCCAGGCCAGTGGCTGGATCATCTTCCTGCTGGTGATGGCAGCTGTCTTCTGGCTGTACCGGCTGGTGAAggtgctctgcagcctgctgagctACTGGGAGATCCGAACCTTCTATATCAAAGCCCTCAACATCCCCTCG GAGGGGCTGTGCAACTACAGCTGGCAGGAGGTGCAGGAACGGCTGATCTTGctgcagcggcagcagcagaTGTGCGTGCACAAGAAGGAGCTGACGGAGCTGGACATCTACCACCGCATCCTGCGCTTCAAGAACTACACGGTGGCCATGATCAACAAGTCGCTTCTGCCTGTCCACTTCCGCCTGCCGCTGCTGGGCTCCGTCGTCTTCCTCACCCAGGGCCTCAAGTACAACCTGGAGCTGCTCCTTTTCTGGGGCCCCGGCTCGCTCTTCCAGAACAAGTGGAGCCTGCGGCCGCAGTGCAAGCGGGCAGGTGCCCGGCGGGAGCTGGCCCGGCGCTTGGCACGTGccatggtgctgctggggctggccaacctgctgctctgcccctgcGTGCTGGTCTGGCAGCTTCTCTATGCCTTCTTCAGCTACGCCGAGGTGATCAAGCGGGAGCCGGGCAGCCTGGGTGCCCGCCGCTGGTCCCTCTATGGCCGCCACTACCTGCGCCACTTCAATGAGCTCAACCACGAGCTGCAGGCACGGCTGAGCCGCGGCTACAAGCCGGCCACCAAGTACATGAACTCCTTCACCAGCCCGCTGCTCACTGTGCTGGCCAAGAACATCGGCTTCTTCGCTGGCTCCATCCTGGCCGTGCTCATTGTCCTGACTGTCTATGACGAAGATGTGCTGACGGTGCAGCACATCCTCACCGCCATCacgctgctggggctggtggtcACTCTGGCCAG GTCCTTCATCCCCGATGAGCACACGGTCtggtgcccagagcagctgctgcagcgtGTCCTGGCCCACGTCCACTACATGCCTGACCACTGGCAGGGCAATGCCAGCCGGTCGGAGACACGTAGTGAGATGGCACAGCTCTTCCAGTACAAGGCG GTTTTCatcctggaggagctgctgagcCCCATCCTCACCCCCCTCATCCTCATCTTTGCCCTGCCCACTCGTGCCCTCGACATCGTCGACTTCTTCCGCAACTTCACGGTGGAGGTGGTAGGAGTGGGCGACATCTGCTCCTTTGCCCAGCTTGATGTCCGCAACCACGGCAATCCCCAG TGGCTGTCAGCCGGGCAGACGGAGGCCTCCGTGTACCAGCAAGCAGAGAATGGGAAGACGGAGCTGTCGCTGATGCACTTCGCTATCACCAACCCGCGCTGGCAGCCACCGCCACAGAGCGAGCTCTTCCTCAGccagctgaaggagaaggtgcaGCAGGACGCGGCCACTGCGCCGCCTGCCCAGTGCATCCTGGCCGAGGGGCCGTTGGGAGCATCCCTCCTCTCCGACGACTCGGCAGCTGCG CCAGAGGGCCTGCTAGCCAGCGTCCTGGCCCGGCCCATCCTCTCGGCCAGCGGGCTGGTGGCCCGGGACCGGCACTtcgcccagccctgcagcaccgccagcgccgccgccagcGTCCTGGCCTCCCTGGCATCGCCCCTGCCTGGGCGGGCACGGGGTCCCCCCGCCGACAGCCCCGGCTGCCACAGCGACCGCCTGCTCCCGGAGGAGAG cctgcTCCTGAGCAAGTCACGGCTGCACAGCCTGAGCCACTCGGCACTGCTCTCCGAGGTGGCCTCGGCCGAGATGAGCCTCCATGCCATCTACCTGCACGAG ctccaccagcagcagcagcaaggcccTGGACCCCAGGCcgtgggggtgtggggggccACAGGAGCACCCAAGCCTCCCCCCATGACCACAG GCTCAGCTGCCAGGGCCTCACAGGCTCAGCACCGGGAGATGCCGCTGGGTGGCTGGGccgaggaagaggaggaagagaaggaggaggaggaagtgcaGACGACGGGCTAG
- the ATG9B gene encoding autophagy-related protein 9B isoform X3 yields MRAARCDLAGISGSRQQGRLSPAALCTTAHGVAEGLHPATLPSVGADGYPQQVGRWAMEAQGEYQRLEDFEEDSPPGEEELLVHVTEGLQDSWHHIKNLDNFFTKIYHFHQKNGFTCMMLSDIFELVQFLFVVTFTTFLLCCVDYDVLFANRPLNHSHPGGVAPDRSKVTLPDAVLPAPQCAQRIQASGWIIFLLVMAAVFWLYRLVKVLCSLLSYWEIRTFYIKALNIPSEGLCNYSWQEVQERLILLQRQQQMCVHKKELTELDIYHRILRFKNYTVAMINKSLLPVHFRLPLLGSVVFLTQGLKYNLELLLFWGPGSLFQNKWSLRPQCKRAGARRELARRLARAMVLLGLANLLLCPCVLVWQLLYAFFSYAEVIKREPGSLGARRWSLYGRHYLRHFNELNHELQARLSRGYKPATKYMNSFTSPLLTVLAKNIGFFAGSILAVLIVLTVYDEDVLTVQHILTAITLLGLVVTLARSFIPDEHTVWCPEQLLQRVLAHVHYMPDHWQGNASRSETRSEMAQLFQYKAVFILEELLSPILTPLILIFALPTRALDIVDFFRNFTVEVVGVGDICSFAQLDVRNHGNPQWLSAGQTEASVYQQAENGKTELSLMHFAITNPRWQPPPQSELFLSQLKEKVQQDAATAPPAQCILAEGPLGASLLSDDSAAARAC; encoded by the exons ATGCGGGCGGCGCGGTGTGACCTCGCCGGCATTTCCGGCTCCCGGCAGCAGGGcaggctcagcccagcagccctgtgcaccACGGCCCATGGTGTTGCGGAGGGGCTGCACCCTGCAACCTTGCCATCGGTGGGTGCCGATGGGTATCCCCAGCAGGTGGGACGGTGGGCGATGGAGGCGCAAGGGGAGTACCAGCGCTTGGAGGACTTTGAGGAAGACTCACCCCCAGGCGAGGAAGAGCTGCTGGTGCATGTCACCGAGGGGCTGCAAG ACTCTTGGCACCACATCAAGAACCTGGATAATTTCTTCACCAAG ATCTACCACTTCCACCAGAAGAATGGCTTCACCTGCATGATGCTTTCTGACATCTTTGAGCTGGT GCAGTTCCTGTTCGTTGTCACCTTCACCACCTTCCTGCTGTGTTGCGTGGATTATGACGTCCTCTTTGCCAACCGGCCACTCAACCACAGCCACCCCGGGGGGGTGGCCCCTGACCGCAGCAAGGTGACGCTGCCCGATGCTGTCCTGCCAGCCCCGCAGTGTGCCCAGAg GATCCAGGCCAGTGGCTGGATCATCTTCCTGCTGGTGATGGCAGCTGTCTTCTGGCTGTACCGGCTGGTGAAggtgctctgcagcctgctgagctACTGGGAGATCCGAACCTTCTATATCAAAGCCCTCAACATCCCCTCG GAGGGGCTGTGCAACTACAGCTGGCAGGAGGTGCAGGAACGGCTGATCTTGctgcagcggcagcagcagaTGTGCGTGCACAAGAAGGAGCTGACGGAGCTGGACATCTACCACCGCATCCTGCGCTTCAAGAACTACACGGTGGCCATGATCAACAAGTCGCTTCTGCCTGTCCACTTCCGCCTGCCGCTGCTGGGCTCCGTCGTCTTCCTCACCCAGGGCCTCAAGTACAACCTGGAGCTGCTCCTTTTCTGGGGCCCCGGCTCGCTCTTCCAGAACAAGTGGAGCCTGCGGCCGCAGTGCAAGCGGGCAGGTGCCCGGCGGGAGCTGGCCCGGCGCTTGGCACGTGccatggtgctgctggggctggccaacctgctgctctgcccctgcGTGCTGGTCTGGCAGCTTCTCTATGCCTTCTTCAGCTACGCCGAGGTGATCAAGCGGGAGCCGGGCAGCCTGGGTGCCCGCCGCTGGTCCCTCTATGGCCGCCACTACCTGCGCCACTTCAATGAGCTCAACCACGAGCTGCAGGCACGGCTGAGCCGCGGCTACAAGCCGGCCACCAAGTACATGAACTCCTTCACCAGCCCGCTGCTCACTGTGCTGGCCAAGAACATCGGCTTCTTCGCTGGCTCCATCCTGGCCGTGCTCATTGTCCTGACTGTCTATGACGAAGATGTGCTGACGGTGCAGCACATCCTCACCGCCATCacgctgctggggctggtggtcACTCTGGCCAG GTCCTTCATCCCCGATGAGCACACGGTCtggtgcccagagcagctgctgcagcgtGTCCTGGCCCACGTCCACTACATGCCTGACCACTGGCAGGGCAATGCCAGCCGGTCGGAGACACGTAGTGAGATGGCACAGCTCTTCCAGTACAAGGCG GTTTTCatcctggaggagctgctgagcCCCATCCTCACCCCCCTCATCCTCATCTTTGCCCTGCCCACTCGTGCCCTCGACATCGTCGACTTCTTCCGCAACTTCACGGTGGAGGTGGTAGGAGTGGGCGACATCTGCTCCTTTGCCCAGCTTGATGTCCGCAACCACGGCAATCCCCAG TGGCTGTCAGCCGGGCAGACGGAGGCCTCCGTGTACCAGCAAGCAGAGAATGGGAAGACGGAGCTGTCGCTGATGCACTTCGCTATCACCAACCCGCGCTGGCAGCCACCGCCACAGAGCGAGCTCTTCCTCAGccagctgaaggagaaggtgcaGCAGGACGCGGCCACTGCGCCGCCTGCCCAGTGCATCCTGGCCGAGGGGCCGTTGGGAGCATCCCTCCTCTCCGACGACTCGGCAGCTGCG AGGGCCTGCTAG